The sequence below is a genomic window from Nicotiana tomentosiformis chromosome 6, ASM39032v3, whole genome shotgun sequence.
TTATAATTATACATTTGATTACCAAATTTCGAAAAGGAAACTATATTGTTAATTGACTAGTCTGCATTGTCTTAAGCGCGAATTTGGGGGAGCTACACCTTGTTTTTAGATATCCATTTTCTTAAGTATAGTATCATAATGATGATCCAACCTTAGTTATTTAGTTTCATCTTTTTATTTATGGATCGCAATCAAGTTTATTTTATCAGAAAAGAGTGCAACACCAGAAAGTTCCTAAGTTGGGATCCCAAATTGTTTGAGTAGTCAGTTACCTGAATCATCTTAGGAGATAATGAAGTGTGAGAGCTTCAAAGGTATAGAATTTAAGTCTTGGTAGCAATTAGACTTGAATTTTGATGTATACCTGATTGAGAAGCGGCAATAAACTCATTGTATtgttaaagttatgggttcagattTCATATTTATTGAGATTTTAGTAGGTTTTTACATATATATCTTTACTCCATCTTGAAAGTTGTGGGTTCAAAGTGAGCTACATCCGCCCCTGTACCTAAAAACATAGTACTTTTCTAACCACGAAAAATGGCCTAATAATCTTATCTGCATGCAATTAAAACTAGACTATGTCATTGCGTAATCAGCCTCTCTATCTCCACAAGGTATGATTAAAGTTGCGTACATACTAccatccccagaccccactatgtGGTAttatactgagtttgttgttgttgttgttatgtcaTTGCTTAATTTGTTAATTAATGAAATCTTGCAATAATGTTAAGAAGTTTTTGAAGTATAGATTTGTTAACTCTCATTTATTATATACAATGGTGAAGGATACTTGCAAGATTTGGTATACAAGCTCAGTATAGTAGGTCAAGCAATAGAGAACAATGATTTATCAGCTGCAAGTTCAGTTCTTGGCCAAAGCACTGATGCAGATTGGGTTCAGAAAGTTAATTCAGCATTCAACAAGGTGTTTTTAGTTGATCTTTCCATTTCAAGCACATATTTTTTTTCATTATCTATTTTGCAGCTGATGTTCATGTGCACTGAATATTATTTTCCTCGTGTTGTTACAGTTTAGTGGTAGCGATGAGGAGAAAACAGAGATTGATTCCTTCAATTCTTCGCTATTTTCTCTAGTTTCATCAGGTAATGTTTTTCTTGAGAAACCAGTGATCACAAAATCAAGAAAGtgtttttatttaaaaattttaTAATGGTGGTGTCCGGACTAGCTTGTGGCACCTCAAATATTTTACCAAATATCTGCTAGATCTCACCAGCGACCCAAGCCCATGGGACGTATTGTCCACTTTAGGCCTAGGCCCGCACAGATTTATACTTTTTGGGTTACGCCATCTCGAGCCCCAAAAGCGCGCGTACTATGTGAACTTTTGTCATGCTTTATAAAACTCTTCACTTTCCTCTCCAATTTCGCTGTGGGATTCGCCTAAGGTGACATGTGCACCCTTTCTTCAGAAGCTTGCCAACCTAGAAGCGAGGTACTAGGTAACTCTGATACTAAGACTTAGGCAGATGGGAGAAATTATGTGTCGTTTTTTTGTCTCTGTTATGAACCTTGGTCTCCCATAGTTTTCGCAATTTTATTGACCGTTAGGCCAAACCCTTGGGTGCCGTAAGATCACGAAATATGTACTTTTGTCAATGAAAATTAACCATTTTTCTTGTTTATTCTGTATTATGCAGTTACTAAGAATGACATTGAAGGAACAAAGACAGCTTTTTTGGCATCAGCAAGTGCATTTGAGAAATGGACAACATTAACAGGATTGGTTGAAGAGCTAAAAGGGCTTTGAAGCAAAAGGAATTAGCATTTCCCTCTTTTATCTGATACCTATTAATATGAGAATTGAGAAAATTTGGTCCATGCCAACATGTTTTTACCTTTGACATTACTTTtactgtttatgtatctacaaaGTTATACAGTAATCATTTTCAGTGTTTTTTTCCTCTGTCAAATGAAAAATATACAATGTATTTGAGTTTGTTTCAGTTGAAGCTAAATGTGTGAGAAAAAAGACTAGACTATTGTTATcagcttttcttttttcttttgcttctgCCAGTTCACTTCAAACAATTACCAGTGCACAATTCGAAGGGGAGCCTTGAAGTAACTAGTAAAGTTgctgtcatgtgaccaggagatcatgggttcgagccgtggaaacagcctcttgtaaAAATGTAGGATAAAGCTGTGTACAATAGTCCCtggtggtccggcccttccccgaatCCCGCACccagcgggagcttagtgcaccgggctgccctaaTCTGGATATTTTATTGCTTTGGAAAAGGGAACAAGCTATTGAAATTTCAGCATTGCTGCATAATAAACTTTTCAATTAGCATCAAGCCAAGAACTGGATTAATCCTCAGATTGAGCTAAGAAAATTATACAACCTTGGACAACGACCACCTGAGCAATCATCAAACTAGTTTTGGATTAAGGTAGTTGATTGATAGATGTATTACTGAAAGGTAAGAACACAATCACTCCACAACAAACTGCAGTAACTCGTATTAGCCAATTCCCTTGTTAGTCAAGATAACACAAAGGCTTTATATAAGCTTACATCACTGAGTTTCATACAACGAGCTATGGAGATCTTGACAACTACAAATTACCTCAGCGCAATTAGTGTTTCTGCTGAAGGTCTAATCTATGACATAGATTAGTAGTGGTGCAAATATCTTTGCAGGCGATAAGTCCTACCAGAGCAATATTTAGGTCCTAAATCTAAGATTTTGCATACAGACGTCTCGTGAACAATTAGAGTATCTATAATTTAACGACAATACAGTCATCGAAAAGAAGCAAGTAGGAGTAAAAGGTTAGACAGAGAGAGAGCAGAGAAGTGGCACGAAGCTACTCAAACCGCAGCTCAAGGCTTGGCCTCATTAGTGTTGCTGCCATTCTCAGTTACTTCACCATCCACCTTACTTTTTTCACTGTTCATCAAATTATGTTGATCTTCAGTGCTCGTTGTTGCAGCACTAGTTTTCTGCTCATCGTTCTGTTCTCCTTCCGCTTGATGCTTCTTTTCCTCAGCAGTGATAGAATCTGATGTCACTGTTTCAGTAGGCATGTTTTCTACTTTTTCTTGAACCTGTACATCCTTTTCCTCCTCAATCATTTTAGCAGCTTCAGGACCATCAGCTACTTTATCACCAGCAGCCTCTTCAACATCTTTGGGATGTCCAACGTTATCAGCCATCTGGACATCTTTCTCAACCTGAGCTTCTTCAGAAGGAGCATCTTCTACTTTGCCATAGGCATTTTGGCTTTCGTCTTTCTTTCCATCATTCTCAGAAGATTCAATTTCATCTTTCTTTGATACATCCTTCTCAGTAGCTTCAGCTTCCTCTTTCGTCTCTATTTCGCTCTCTCCATCTTGAGTTTCATCTTGGTTCTCGTCTTGTTTCTGTTCAACATCCTTATCAGCTTCCACTGCTGCAGTATCCTTCTCATGTTCTTCAGCTTCTTCCATGTCATCGTCCTTTGCTGCTTCTGTTTCTTCAGGGACTTCATTGGAATCCTTCTTTGAAGCTGAAGACTTTCTGCCTCGTTTCTTAGCAGGCCCACTTTCTGCCGGAGATGGAGCTGCCTTTGCCTTTTCACTAATCCTTGGGGATCTTCTTGGAGTATCACCAGTTCCCCAATCAAACTCTGCTACTGGTGGACCACCGGGATGCGACTTCAGGTACTGTTCCAACTGTTTTCTTGTGGTGATCTCCTCCCCTGTTGGTGCAGTAAATACGATTTCATTCTTCTTTGGAGTACCTCCTGTTTTAGGCAGAAACTGCTAAAGGAACAGAAAGAGTcaattttaaaaagaaatatgTTCTCCATTTTTCTCTTTTAAGTTCTTTATAATGTTCTTGGAGCGGGTTTGGGTGGGTGCTAAAAAGGAGTATTGGACAAGCTGTGGCAGTTCCAAAGATAGGAAGCTACTTTTAATTTTGATAACTGAAAAATCTTCAGGGTCAGTGGTGCACAGTACAAACTCATTGGATAATGGACCTATCCCTCCCTCCTTCTCCACTTAATTGCTAGGCTTTTGTTTTGCAATAGATGTTCGAATCCGTGACATGCGCGGCGTAACCCACAGATCATGCACTACgctcttaccactagaccaaagcccTGAGGGCAACGAAAGATAAAAAACTACTTGAGAGATGGAAAAGGAGATAAAAGAGTGCTTAAAGGAGTTGTAAGTAATTTAGGAGTCTTTCTGGAACAAAAAACCAATGCAACAAAATACACGAATCTGCTGCTTTAACTAGTATGCATGAAGATATAAGTTAGCACACAGTTTGTAGGCTGCACAGCCACATCCAACGGCAATTTCAGTAGAAAATCAAAATCAGAGCTAAAGGGCTTCCTATGATGTTTCTCCTCTTAATCAAATGAGATTCTGTAGAGTTTCAACTTGTATAAATTTATCTTTTTCCCTGAAATTGAATCCTATGGATTCTCCCTCACAGTGAAGATATGACAGGTTCTGCATTTAAATTGGGACATCAAACAAGTCGTCTTTAGCACACAGCTGAAAGACATGATCGCctgttttaaatttttattttgtagtATAGATGAATTTACCAGAAAGGAAACAAACTCACCCTAGGATTACATAAAGGATTGTTCATGTTAGAATCTCGTCGATATTCTAGAATATTCTAGGATCTTGTAAATAGAGTATAGCTTGAGTGTATTTTGATCGtgattgattttcttttctttcttatcaAAGAGTAACATATGCCATCATTATGAATTAACACGGCGATCATgaaaaaacaaaatagaattaacctaaatagccgccaacccaaccacttaaactaaaaatagctggAGGCTGTAAAATATATGTAATAATCCATGTAAAATATGTGTATAAATCTATGTATACCGGCTAGGGAAAATAAATAGTGAATCCGGCAAGCTATTTTTGTAAAGATCTCAAAAACAAAGAAGTTTTTGCATACCTGAATCACAGTTTTCTAGCTCCAATAAAAAGGTTTTCTATTTTACATAACATACTTTTCCTCTCAACAGAAAATTGTCAACCAAGCCAAAAGAATCACAGAATGGCAGCAAGACAACATCTAAAAAGCCAGTTGAGCAAGAGAGTCTTTAGATACTTGAATCATTATAACCTACTAAGGCACCAACAGTAACTATCCGTCTGattgagaaaaaaatattttcgatcAAGGTCTTGTTAACATGTCTCAGATCTAAAGGAACCAAGTCCAGGCACCTATAAGCTCTATAATTACATGAGGATGAAAAGCACTTTTCAGCCTCATCATCTCTTATTTTTGCACCAATCGAAAATTTTGAAATGTTTTTCAGGTTTTTGCTGCATAATATCTTATTCTAGCAACATAGTGGTTCAAAATCAGTACCTCCATGATGGATAAGGCTTATATTTGAAACTTAGTCTAAATTCCCATTTTTGTATTGCCGATCCTATGCCCGGTTTCCTCTCATCTTTCCTCCTCCCTTCTAAGGTTTCTCAAAAAAATGGGCAAAAACTCACCCAAGCCAATCTTACTTAACCGTAAACCTGC
It includes:
- the LOC104115877 gene encoding methyl-CpG-binding domain-containing protein 11-like isoform X2, translating into MASSVEKNEVVSIELPAPPGWKKKFLPKTGGTPKKNEIVFTAPTGEEITTRKQLEQYLKSHPGGPPVAEFDWGTGDTPRRSPRISEKAKAAPSPAESGPAKKRGRKSSASKKDSNEVPEETEAAKDDDMEEAEEHEKDTAAVEADKDVEQKQDENQDETQDGESEIETKEEAEATEKDVSKKDEIESSENDGKKDESQNAYGKVEDAPSEEAQVEKDVQMADNVGHPKDVEEAAGDKVADGPEAAKMIEEEKDVQVQEKVENMPTETVTSDSITAEEKKHQAEGEQNDEQKTSAATTSTEDQHNLMNSEKSKVDGEVTENGSNTNEAKP
- the LOC104115877 gene encoding methyl-CpG-binding domain-containing protein 11-like isoform X1 → MASSVEKNEVVSIELPAPPGWKKKQFLPKTGGTPKKNEIVFTAPTGEEITTRKQLEQYLKSHPGGPPVAEFDWGTGDTPRRSPRISEKAKAAPSPAESGPAKKRGRKSSASKKDSNEVPEETEAAKDDDMEEAEEHEKDTAAVEADKDVEQKQDENQDETQDGESEIETKEEAEATEKDVSKKDEIESSENDGKKDESQNAYGKVEDAPSEEAQVEKDVQMADNVGHPKDVEEAAGDKVADGPEAAKMIEEEKDVQVQEKVENMPTETVTSDSITAEEKKHQAEGEQNDEQKTSAATTSTEDQHNLMNSEKSKVDGEVTENGSNTNEAKP